A single region of the Candidatus Melainabacteria bacterium genome encodes:
- the rplI gene encoding 50S ribosomal protein L9, whose translation MKIILQQNVLKLGKAGDIVETSDGYFRNYLQPRKLAVVATTGTLKKREEDLETLKKKAAAAHAETVALGEKINALDTINMTVKAGEGGKLYGKITNKEIAHELSTIVGVEIDKRIVRPVEEIGALGVYRVIVKLAPDVQAEITVDVLKEGAPPKVKKEVSEETEQQATEEALVEEPSAV comes from the coding sequence ATGAAGATTATTTTGCAACAGAATGTTCTAAAGCTCGGCAAGGCGGGCGATATAGTCGAAACGTCAGACGGCTACTTCCGCAATTATTTGCAGCCGCGCAAACTCGCTGTAGTCGCTACAACCGGAACGCTAAAGAAGAGAGAAGAAGATCTCGAAACCTTGAAAAAGAAAGCAGCCGCTGCTCATGCTGAGACAGTAGCGCTGGGAGAAAAAATCAACGCCCTTGACACTATCAACATGACAGTCAAAGCTGGCGAAGGTGGCAAACTCTACGGCAAGATCACAAACAAAGAAATTGCCCATGAGCTCTCAACGATCGTAGGCGTCGAAATTGACAAACGCATTGTCAGACCGGTTGAAGAAATCGGAGCACTGGGCGTTTACCGCGTTATCGTCAAACTGGCTCCTGACGTACAAGCTGAAATCACAGTTGATGTTCTGAAAGAAGGCGCTCCGCCCAAAGTCAAGAAAGAAGTTTCCGAAGAGACTGAACAACAGGCTACAGAAGAAGCCCTTGTCGAAGAGCCATCAGCAGTCTAA
- the xseB gene encoding exodeoxyribonuclease VII small subunit, which produces MSQSISLDFEATLGELEKVVSELDGEVKLERALELFDRGMKLSMDCETFLKGAEQKIEILKRTASGLTTEPFEARMLESNDKNQ; this is translated from the coding sequence ATGTCACAGTCAATTTCTTTAGATTTTGAAGCCACTCTTGGAGAACTCGAGAAGGTCGTTTCTGAGTTGGATGGCGAGGTCAAGCTCGAGCGGGCACTCGAGCTTTTCGATCGCGGCATGAAACTGAGCATGGATTGCGAGACTTTTCTCAAGGGCGCTGAACAAAAAATCGAAATTCTTAAACGTACTGCCAGCGGCTTAACGACTGAGCCCTTCGAGGCTCGCATGCTAGAAAGCAACGACAAAAATCAATAG
- the rlmD gene encoding 23S rRNA (uracil(1939)-C(5))-methyltransferase RlmD, whose product MSKPSRTHNLSKGQRHTVTIESLAPGGEGVAKSLGPPVFVNRVAPGDVVEIELYDVRKDFAKAKVSRLITPSKHRAEPPCPVFKVCGGCQWQHLSYEYQLTAKEDIVKQALKHIGKLDGELVKTIIGAPAALHYRNKAQFPVKHPQGSDRILAGYYRQDSHELVNIKHCPVQPESMDHLLDLVKNICEEHGISAYDERSHKGLLRHINIRYSFGQQKLLLTLVLNASASSADDFQNLKCYDQIVGAAQALKDAVPELIGVSINLNNQRGNKILGDLTFPLEGADRIQEILQTDRDDFPDRLREGLKFDLSSSSFFQVNTHQAVKLLEQAFLPIAQLQRSDLKIVDAYAGVGAISLWLAPLASQVIAIEEHPAAVADGRENARLNSIENVEFREGRVEDVLLELRNEQASIDVIVVDPPRKGLSPEVVESLLWAEPELIVYVSCNPSTLARDLKLLEQGLTKSTGDGDKETFVGYKTKQVQPVDLFPQTFHVESVSVLERRRQ is encoded by the coding sequence ATGTCAAAACCAAGCCGAACTCACAACCTGTCCAAAGGGCAACGGCACACAGTCACCATCGAGTCTCTCGCACCAGGCGGCGAAGGCGTAGCAAAGAGCCTCGGACCGCCGGTATTCGTCAATCGCGTGGCCCCGGGAGACGTAGTAGAAATCGAGCTTTACGACGTCCGCAAAGATTTCGCCAAGGCAAAGGTGAGTCGCCTCATCACGCCTTCGAAACACAGAGCTGAGCCGCCCTGCCCTGTCTTCAAGGTCTGCGGAGGCTGCCAGTGGCAACACCTGAGCTACGAATATCAGCTCACCGCCAAAGAAGATATCGTCAAACAAGCGCTCAAGCACATCGGCAAATTAGACGGCGAGCTGGTTAAGACAATCATCGGCGCGCCGGCCGCTCTGCATTACCGCAACAAGGCACAGTTTCCGGTCAAGCACCCGCAAGGCAGCGACAGAATATTGGCCGGTTATTATCGGCAAGACTCGCACGAACTGGTCAATATCAAGCACTGCCCGGTCCAGCCCGAATCCATGGACCACCTGCTCGACCTGGTAAAAAACATCTGCGAGGAGCATGGCATCAGTGCTTACGACGAACGAAGCCACAAAGGACTGCTTCGCCACATCAATATCCGCTACAGCTTCGGACAACAGAAATTGCTTTTGACGCTCGTCCTGAATGCCTCGGCGTCGTCGGCTGATGACTTCCAAAATCTCAAGTGCTACGACCAGATTGTCGGAGCTGCGCAGGCTCTCAAAGATGCAGTTCCCGAACTGATCGGCGTGTCAATCAACTTGAACAACCAGCGCGGCAACAAAATTCTCGGTGATTTGACCTTTCCGCTTGAAGGCGCAGATCGGATTCAAGAGATCTTGCAAACCGACCGCGATGACTTTCCTGACAGATTGAGGGAAGGATTGAAGTTTGATCTTTCATCGAGCAGTTTCTTCCAGGTAAACACGCACCAGGCAGTCAAGCTGCTGGAGCAGGCCTTCCTGCCAATTGCCCAACTGCAAAGAAGCGATTTGAAAATAGTCGATGCTTATGCAGGCGTGGGAGCCATTTCGCTGTGGCTGGCGCCACTGGCCAGCCAGGTTATTGCCATCGAAGAGCATCCGGCAGCCGTTGCGGACGGCAGAGAAAATGCCCGGCTGAACAGCATTGAGAACGTGGAATTTCGGGAAGGCCGGGTGGAAGACGTGTTGCTTGAACTGCGCAACGAGCAGGCTTCCATCGATGTCATAGTGGTAGATCCGCCACGAAAGGGTCTCAGTCCGGAGGTCGTAGAATCATTGCTCTGGGCGGAACCCGAGCTGATCGTCTACGTCAGCTGCAATCCCTCCACCCTGGCAAGAGACCTGAAATTGCTCGAGCAAGGGCTGACTAAATCGACTGGCGACGGGGATAAAGAGACGTTTGTGGGGTATAAAACAAAGCAGGTTCAGCCTGTTGATTTGTTTCCTCAAACTTTTCACGTAGAATCAGTTTCGGTCCTCGAGAGGCGTCGACAATAA
- a CDS encoding N-acetyltransferase, producing the protein MVLSGIWKRYENSKEPIPPNLVIRHNKDVPPEDVQEICASVGWSRREPLLITKALENSLAVVSAWDEALMVGFARATGDKVFNATIWDVVVRPSHQRRGIGLLVMNELLKDLDTYDIPLVTLYADPGTDGFYRRFGFMADPSGVRGMFREKLY; encoded by the coding sequence ATGGTCCTTTCAGGAATTTGGAAGAGATACGAAAACTCTAAAGAACCAATTCCGCCGAATCTGGTGATTCGACACAACAAAGATGTGCCGCCGGAAGACGTTCAGGAGATTTGCGCTTCGGTCGGATGGAGCCGTCGCGAACCTCTTCTGATTACCAAAGCGCTCGAAAACAGCCTGGCCGTTGTCTCGGCCTGGGACGAAGCCCTTATGGTCGGCTTCGCCAGAGCTACAGGAGACAAGGTTTTCAACGCCACTATCTGGGATGTAGTAGTACGGCCGAGCCATCAGAGGCGCGGCATCGGGCTGCTGGTCATGAACGAACTCTTGAAAGACCTGGATACTTACGACATTCCACTTGTCACGCTGTACGCAGACCCCGGCACAGACGGCTTCTATCGGCGTTTCGGCTTCATGGCCGACCCTTCGGGCGTGCGCGGTATGTTCAGAGAAAAGCTTTATTAG
- the xseA gene encoding exodeoxyribonuclease VII large subunit, with amino-acid sequence MQSPKTTPALHPVLTVSQLTAQIREVLEEVFENVMVVGEVSNAKLYNSGHWYFSLKDKDATLPCVCFKINNTGLRFKLEDGMQVVLRGKLNVYPPRGAYQLVASSIEPVGIGEWQLAFEQLKEKLGKEGLLAPERKRPIPILPRRIGVVTSTAGAALRDILSALARRNKLVNVVIAPAKVQGEGSAEEVVYAIKQLQRIPDVDVILVARGGGSIEDLWSFNTEMVARAVSQCTVPVISGVGHETDITICDLVADLRAPTPTAAAELVARGSAELLDRWQGLEKRLLHRMEDRIARARHTLTRVDPMNALLRYHERLKRKQLKVLSYRDRINHRMAHALTTAQYKWRQNHEKLSVLGPQNVLSRGFSILRKIDGQIVRTYNDVQAGDIIEGILSQGRLKLRVEEVNEDR; translated from the coding sequence GTGCAGAGTCCTAAAACCACCCCTGCTCTACATCCAGTCCTTACCGTGTCGCAGCTGACTGCACAGATACGGGAAGTGCTGGAGGAAGTTTTCGAGAACGTTATGGTAGTTGGCGAAGTAAGTAACGCCAAGCTCTATAACTCAGGGCATTGGTACTTCTCGCTCAAAGATAAGGACGCTACGCTGCCCTGCGTTTGCTTCAAAATCAACAATACCGGTTTGCGCTTTAAGCTGGAAGACGGTATGCAGGTAGTTCTGCGGGGAAAGCTGAACGTCTATCCCCCTCGTGGGGCCTACCAGTTAGTGGCATCTTCGATTGAGCCGGTGGGCATCGGCGAATGGCAGCTAGCTTTCGAGCAGTTGAAGGAAAAACTTGGTAAGGAAGGTTTGCTTGCACCTGAGCGAAAGCGACCGATTCCTATTTTGCCTCGCCGCATTGGTGTCGTGACAAGCACGGCTGGAGCCGCATTGCGAGACATTTTAAGTGCGCTCGCACGGCGTAATAAATTGGTCAATGTAGTGATTGCACCAGCGAAGGTGCAGGGTGAAGGCAGCGCTGAAGAAGTTGTTTATGCCATCAAGCAGTTGCAGAGAATCCCCGACGTTGATGTGATCCTCGTTGCTAGAGGTGGCGGTTCTATCGAAGACCTCTGGTCATTCAATACTGAGATGGTGGCGCGGGCGGTTAGCCAGTGTACCGTGCCGGTTATATCTGGTGTTGGGCATGAAACCGACATTACCATTTGCGACCTGGTTGCAGACTTGCGCGCGCCAACTCCAACGGCAGCGGCTGAACTTGTTGCGCGGGGCAGTGCCGAGTTGCTCGACCGCTGGCAGGGGTTGGAGAAACGCTTGCTGCACAGAATGGAAGACCGCATCGCACGCGCCAGACATACTCTCACACGCGTAGATCCAATGAATGCGTTGCTTCGTTATCACGAGCGTCTGAAACGCAAACAGCTGAAAGTATTGAGTTATCGAGATCGAATCAATCACCGCATGGCTCATGCGCTCACTACTGCTCAATACAAATGGCGCCAGAATCATGAGAAGCTCAGCGTTCTTGGTCCTCAAAATGTTCTGTCCAGAGGTTTTTCAATCTTGCGGAAGATCGATGGTCAGATTGTTCGTACGTACAATGACGTTCAGGCCGGAGATATCATCGAAGGCATCTTGTCTCAGGGTAGGCTGAAGCTGCGAGTTGAAGAAGTAAACGAAGACCGCTAA
- the sbcD gene encoding exonuclease subunit SbcD: protein MFSLRCLSMPIQLIHVSDIHFGSGESHGRVNPKTGLNVRFEDFVLALSKTVDFAIDKNVDVFLFSGDAYRNASPEPVYQKMFAAELKRLSNAGIQTILVVGNHDQILRSTSSHSMSVFQSLEVPGVITIDKPVCRVIDTANGAFQLIGLPHITRHQMMTLEKYANLPAAALDRLLVEKITDMLRGYYESLDPALPTVVTAHMSLDRALAGIEQELLIGYTLTFPVEMFVDPRVDYVALGHIHRHQVIREQQPAIAYAGSLERVDFGEEKEDKGFIHVILERKKVDFKFHSIDPRPFVTVEADLTSFENPTARLIEKIEKSVKPGCVLRVRYKINQEQLEQVDEDALAASARAALTFKIYPEIVSNNSRARLPQLTETSVASPISALETYLDEVAPERKDQLVERARLLMEEIDCDLHGH, encoded by the coding sequence ATGTTTAGCCTAAGATGTTTGTCTATGCCGATACAACTAATTCACGTATCTGATATCCATTTCGGATCTGGCGAGTCGCACGGACGCGTCAATCCTAAAACTGGTTTGAACGTTCGTTTTGAAGATTTCGTGCTGGCGCTCTCGAAAACCGTCGATTTTGCCATAGATAAAAATGTCGATGTTTTCTTGTTCTCGGGCGATGCTTATCGCAACGCTTCCCCGGAGCCTGTCTATCAGAAGATGTTCGCTGCTGAGTTGAAGCGGCTTTCCAACGCCGGCATCCAGACGATTTTGGTGGTCGGCAATCACGACCAGATTTTGCGCTCTACCTCGAGCCATTCCATGTCTGTGTTTCAGAGCCTGGAAGTGCCTGGAGTGATCACCATAGACAAGCCCGTCTGTCGTGTCATTGACACCGCTAATGGTGCTTTTCAATTGATTGGTCTGCCTCACATAACCAGGCATCAGATGATGACACTGGAGAAGTATGCGAATTTGCCTGCCGCTGCGTTGGATCGACTTTTGGTTGAGAAAATCACCGACATGTTGCGCGGTTATTATGAATCGCTCGACCCGGCCCTGCCGACCGTCGTGACTGCGCATATGAGCCTCGACAGGGCGCTGGCTGGTATAGAGCAGGAGTTGTTGATTGGATACACTTTGACATTTCCTGTTGAAATGTTTGTCGACCCTCGCGTTGACTACGTCGCGCTCGGTCACATTCACAGGCATCAGGTGATTCGTGAGCAGCAGCCTGCTATAGCGTATGCCGGCAGTCTCGAACGTGTAGATTTCGGTGAGGAGAAAGAGGACAAAGGCTTCATTCATGTGATTTTGGAAAGAAAGAAAGTCGATTTCAAGTTTCATTCCATTGACCCTCGACCGTTCGTCACTGTTGAAGCTGATTTGACCAGTTTTGAAAATCCAACGGCACGTCTGATTGAAAAAATCGAGAAGTCCGTTAAGCCTGGTTGTGTTCTGCGTGTGCGCTACAAAATCAATCAGGAGCAGCTGGAGCAAGTCGATGAAGATGCGCTGGCTGCCAGTGCGCGTGCGGCCCTGACATTCAAGATTTATCCCGAAATCGTCTCCAACAACAGCCGTGCCAGGTTGCCTCAGCTCACCGAGACATCTGTAGCATCGCCTATAAGCGCTCTTGAGACATACCTGGACGAAGTGGCGCCTGAACGCAAAGACCAGCTTGTGGAGCGGGCTCGTTTATTGATGGAAGAGATCGACTGCGACCTGCACGGGCATTAG